A region of Verrucomicrobiota bacterium DNA encodes the following proteins:
- a CDS encoding tetratricopeptide repeat protein: MSKRASHKTRRLPGKPRPAARPAAPAGPPDGLMLRLTRLACYAGFPALLVLSPNWFYMQGMLLGSENSIYQWSVAEMMAVVVTTLWLVAIAVGHVPHLRFHWVDAALAGFFLISLVASLLVPYHFDSSRRLKEMLAGVAVFFVVKGAFVTERDQRTLVRVFMGMLGLVAVVGVVHYLWYVMGNHLFDMNGREIWFLSTNLHPDAAPWEKDFGVRAASFLGNPNFLASALLVLVPIGLAGLVMHRRPHIGPVALGAAVVWVIVAALLLWGAAEENGRLTELGDKLDAARESAQTTPAEWNAVGTQLKSAQTNMLGWANWVKVWALIGVGGVVAALVFEPFFGMAVAVVLGFALLLFTNSWAGFSGMLAGLVFLAIMIRVKQPARFRPQTAIGLGVALGAALIGFFVVKAASQSYIIPPREARTGLRAREILWDTVPQMVRERPILGFGAESFFTYCNKYMSRILPGPSRYERMLVLNPRAFIRPPGGQAPKRLTLLPERYPPPGTVSLLVPGKGERLVTEKHAQTFINNPNFIERNPGRVHGEYLAVLVETGVVGLAVFVALFVLFYTGSLAWPRGEDSWRSVVLLGATTAITAIAVMQAVDFPYRLPEASMLISATFALATAWHRGRGVKVPRALPVAAKAGLALLVAAAGVYLFMTTVQHARSLQVFNSARRELAKRRIPTDEVFKIYEDVYARRPLDHNLYFALPEMALYLDRLGKAAEYLRALEQVQPFHEKVQLLWGHYYRKTGDLVRAIDHYRRAIELEPRNFTARVFLTETLVRANELEEAKAALAQAWLWEDETTARMRRVRSGSSLTKRENRMVLVHMPDLYWPWIMNAEAMVRALEGDFDGARAMWRAAMARWRAERASLREVDQGAYGLYPEIPIFALNLSLLAQTTPEEVAANRTQWAAAFRGAADYETFKRLDDRYRMSLAWNEPTPPGPEDIVQLAQTAIDALDQIAHSERLGPKVLTLDGNMGRAYHIRRGLQMLRAGRGNDAMTEFELGTETEAAEVARANIAVVRTMTPQSMPSLRLVDEHVYADMLLRIDPRQHESLATYIEDLRALSAIYSNFDFVPLVSGQIAGRMSQGDREGAGWQFLMLEQLYPGDSRVAQLRAMLGL, encoded by the coding sequence ATGAGCAAGCGCGCCTCGCACAAGACAAGACGGCTGCCCGGCAAGCCCCGGCCGGCCGCGCGCCCCGCCGCCCCGGCGGGGCCGCCCGACGGCCTCATGCTGCGGCTGACACGTCTGGCGTGTTACGCCGGCTTCCCCGCGCTTCTTGTGTTGTCGCCGAACTGGTTCTACATGCAGGGGATGCTGCTCGGCAGCGAGAACAGCATCTATCAGTGGAGCGTGGCGGAGATGATGGCGGTCGTGGTCACGACGCTCTGGCTCGTGGCGATCGCCGTGGGGCACGTGCCGCATCTCCGGTTCCACTGGGTCGACGCGGCGCTCGCCGGCTTCTTCCTCATCTCGCTCGTGGCGTCGCTGCTGGTGCCGTACCACTTCGACTCGTCGCGACGACTCAAGGAGATGCTGGCCGGGGTAGCCGTGTTCTTCGTGGTCAAGGGCGCGTTCGTCACCGAGCGCGACCAGCGCACGCTTGTGCGGGTGTTCATGGGCATGCTCGGGCTGGTCGCCGTCGTCGGCGTGGTCCATTACCTGTGGTACGTGATGGGCAACCACCTGTTCGACATGAACGGGCGCGAGATCTGGTTCCTCTCGACGAACCTGCACCCGGACGCGGCGCCATGGGAGAAGGATTTCGGCGTTCGCGCGGCATCGTTCCTCGGCAATCCGAACTTCCTCGCCTCGGCGCTGCTGGTGCTCGTGCCGATAGGCCTTGCCGGGCTGGTGATGCACCGGCGCCCACACATCGGGCCGGTGGCGCTGGGCGCGGCGGTCGTCTGGGTCATCGTCGCCGCTTTGCTGCTCTGGGGGGCGGCCGAGGAGAACGGTCGCTTGACGGAGCTGGGCGACAAGCTGGATGCCGCCAGGGAGAGCGCCCAGACAACTCCGGCGGAATGGAACGCCGTCGGGACGCAATTGAAGAGCGCCCAGACGAACATGCTCGGATGGGCAAACTGGGTCAAGGTCTGGGCGCTGATCGGGGTGGGCGGCGTCGTTGCGGCACTGGTTTTCGAGCCATTCTTCGGCATGGCGGTGGCGGTGGTTCTCGGCTTCGCGCTGCTGCTGTTCACCAATTCGTGGGCGGGGTTCAGCGGCATGCTCGCCGGTCTCGTCTTTCTTGCGATCATGATCCGGGTGAAGCAGCCCGCGAGGTTCCGGCCGCAGACGGCCATCGGCTTGGGCGTCGCGCTGGGAGCGGCGCTGATCGGTTTCTTTGTGGTGAAGGCCGCTTCGCAGAGCTACATCATCCCCCCGCGTGAGGCACGGACGGGTCTCCGGGCACGCGAGATTCTGTGGGACACCGTACCGCAGATGGTCAGGGAACGGCCGATCCTGGGCTTCGGCGCGGAGAGCTTCTTCACGTACTGCAACAAGTATATGTCGAGGATTCTGCCGGGACCGTCGCGCTACGAGAGGATGCTCGTGCTCAACCCCAGGGCGTTCATCCGGCCACCGGGCGGGCAGGCTCCGAAACGGCTGACGCTCCTGCCCGAGAGATATCCACCGCCCGGGACGGTGAGCCTGCTTGTGCCGGGCAAAGGCGAGCGGCTCGTAACGGAGAAGCACGCGCAGACGTTCATCAACAATCCCAACTTCATCGAGCGCAACCCTGGGCGCGTCCACGGCGAGTACCTGGCCGTGCTGGTCGAGACCGGCGTCGTCGGGTTGGCCGTGTTCGTCGCGCTGTTCGTTTTGTTCTACACGGGATCGCTCGCGTGGCCTCGAGGCGAGGACTCGTGGCGCAGCGTCGTGCTGCTCGGGGCGACGACGGCGATCACGGCGATCGCCGTGATGCAGGCGGTCGATTTCCCCTACCGGCTCCCCGAGGCATCGATGCTCATCTCGGCGACGTTCGCGCTGGCCACCGCCTGGCACCGCGGACGCGGGGTCAAGGTTCCGCGCGCGTTGCCCGTGGCCGCGAAGGCCGGTCTGGCACTGCTCGTGGCGGCGGCGGGCGTGTATCTGTTCATGACGACCGTCCAGCACGCGCGCTCGCTCCAGGTCTTCAACTCGGCTCGGCGGGAGCTCGCGAAGCGTAGGATCCCGACGGACGAGGTGTTCAAGATCTATGAGGACGTCTACGCGCGACGGCCTCTGGACCACAATCTGTACTTCGCGCTGCCCGAGATGGCGCTGTACCTGGACCGGCTTGGCAAAGCGGCCGAGTACCTCCGCGCGCTGGAGCAGGTCCAGCCGTTCCACGAGAAGGTGCAGCTCCTCTGGGGCCACTACTACCGCAAGACGGGCGACCTGGTCCGCGCCATCGACCACTACCGCCGGGCGATCGAGCTCGAGCCGCGCAATTTCACCGCCCGCGTGTTCCTGACTGAGACGCTCGTACGGGCCAACGAGCTCGAGGAGGCGAAGGCGGCCCTCGCCCAGGCCTGGCTCTGGGAGGACGAGACCACGGCGCGCATGCGGCGGGTCCGGAGCGGCTCCAGCCTGACCAAGAGAGAGAACAGGATGGTGCTGGTCCACATGCCCGACCTGTACTGGCCGTGGATCATGAATGCCGAGGCAATGGTCCGAGCCCTCGAGGGCGACTTCGATGGAGCACGCGCCATGTGGCGGGCAGCCATGGCCCGGTGGAGAGCGGAACGGGCCTCCCTGCGCGAAGTTGATCAGGGCGCGTACGGGTTGTACCCCGAGATTCCGATCTTCGCGCTCAATCTCAGCCTGCTCGCTCAGACCACACCCGAAGAGGTCGCGGCGAACCGGACCCAGTGGGCGGCGGCGTTCCGCGGCGCCGCCGACTACGAGACGTTCAAGCGTCTCGACGACCGGTACAGGATGTCGCTGGCCTGGAACGAACCGACGCCGCCGGGACCGGAGGACATCGTGCAGTTGGCCCAGACCGCAATCGACGCGCTCGATCAGATCGCGCACAGCGAGCGCCTCGGCCCCAAGGTGCTCACGCTGGACGGGAACATGGGCCGCGCGTATCACATCCGGCGGGGCCTGCAGATGCTGCGCGCGGGACGAGGCAATGACGCGATGACCGAGTTCGAACTCGGCACCGAGACCGAGGCGGCCGAGGTGGCCCGGGCCAACATCGCCGTCGTTCGCACGATGACGCCGCAGAGCATGCCGTCGCTGCGCCTCGTCGACGAGCACGTCTACGCCGATATGCTCCTCCGGATCGATCCGAGACAGCACGAGAGCTTGGCGACCTATATCGAGGACCTCAGGGCGCTCAGCGCCATCTACTCGAACTTCGACTTCGTGCCGCTCGTGTCCGGGCAGATCGCCGGACGCATGAGTCAGGGCGATCGCGAGGGAGCCGGATGGCAGTTCCTGATGCTTGAACAGCTCTATCCCGGCGACTCGCGCGTCGCGCAGCTCCGCGCCATGCTTGGACTCTAG
- a CDS encoding M20/M25/M40 family metallo-hydrolase produces the protein MNSRRLRQIFVELLHVNSPSRREKPVAAYVKRAMRPVADEWFEDRAGKAIGGNANNLVFRLRGSRADAPPLVVVAHMDTVEPTPHLRIERRGTVVRSDGTTVLGADDKAGIAVMIEAARILARRRKTFRTVEFVFSVAEEVGLLGVEHLDYGRIEGRLGLVLDSNTPVGSIVVSAPSSDHLDVRIKGRKAHAGIEPEKGINAITVAARAIARLRQGRLDEEMTANIGVIEGGTATNIVPDEALVRGEARSFSERKLGRWVTHARTTFLKTAEAAGAEAQVETTRAFTTYDVPKTHPLVRAAARAARAIGRRSMLLRSGGGSDANVLNGRGITSVVLGLGYRDPHTKQESMDLVELDAAARWLLEIVETLGR, from the coding sequence ATGAACAGCCGCCGGTTACGACAGATCTTTGTGGAACTGCTGCACGTCAACTCGCCCTCGCGTCGCGAGAAGCCGGTGGCCGCCTACGTCAAGCGCGCGATGCGGCCTGTAGCCGATGAATGGTTCGAGGACCGCGCGGGCAAGGCGATTGGAGGCAACGCGAACAACCTCGTCTTCCGGCTCCGAGGTTCGAGGGCCGACGCGCCACCGTTGGTGGTGGTGGCGCACATGGACACGGTGGAGCCAACGCCCCATCTGCGCATCGAACGGCGCGGTACGGTGGTGCGCAGCGACGGCACGACGGTGCTCGGCGCCGACGACAAGGCGGGGATAGCCGTCATGATCGAGGCGGCGCGTATACTGGCGCGACGACGGAAGACTTTCAGGACGGTCGAGTTCGTCTTCTCGGTGGCCGAGGAGGTGGGGCTGCTCGGCGTCGAGCACCTCGACTACGGGCGGATCGAAGGACGGCTCGGGTTGGTGCTCGACAGCAACACGCCGGTGGGCAGTATTGTGGTATCGGCGCCGTCGTCGGACCACCTCGATGTGCGCATCAAGGGCCGCAAGGCGCACGCGGGCATCGAGCCGGAGAAGGGCATCAACGCCATCACCGTGGCTGCCCGGGCAATCGCGCGGCTCCGCCAAGGCCGGCTCGACGAGGAGATGACGGCCAACATCGGCGTGATCGAGGGGGGCACGGCGACCAACATCGTGCCCGACGAGGCGCTCGTGCGCGGCGAGGCACGCAGTTTCTCCGAGCGCAAGCTCGGACGCTGGGTGACGCACGCGAGAACCACGTTTCTCAAGACGGCCGAGGCCGCAGGCGCCGAGGCGCAGGTCGAGACCACGCGCGCGTTCACGACGTATGATGTGCCGAAGACGCATCCGCTGGTGCGCGCCGCGGCCAGGGCGGCCCGGGCGATCGGGCGCCGGAGCATGCTGCTGCGCAGCGGCGGCGGCAGCGACGCGAACGTCCTGAACGGCCGGGGGATCACGTCGGTCGTCCTGGGGCTGGGGTATAGGGATCCGCACACAAAGCAGGAATCAATGGACCTCGTCGAGCTCGACGCAGCCGCCCGGTGGCTGCTCGAGATCGTGGAGACGCTCGGCCGATGA
- a CDS encoding XTP/dITP diphosphatase codes for MELFVATRNRNKVRELQALLEDTKLTLCSFRDFRDLPEVEEDGRTFEENATKKAVALAKYTGLLTIADDSGLEVDALDGQPGVMSARYAGPDATDKENNEKLLAQLRNVPEGRRAARFRCAIALATPAGLIAVVEGVCEGRIALEERGTEGFGYDPLFVKDDSVKTFAELPLEVKNRVSHRALALEKALLVIENYLLTRDGKGTKPPDGRADRPKLPEGQPPAETEDRT; via the coding sequence ATGGAGTTGTTTGTAGCGACACGCAATCGCAATAAGGTCCGCGAGCTCCAGGCGTTGCTCGAAGACACCAAGCTGACCCTCTGTTCCTTTCGCGACTTCCGGGACCTGCCGGAGGTCGAGGAGGATGGTCGGACCTTCGAAGAGAACGCGACCAAGAAGGCAGTCGCATTGGCCAAGTACACCGGCCTGCTTACCATCGCCGACGATTCAGGCCTCGAGGTCGATGCCCTGGATGGCCAGCCCGGCGTGATGTCGGCTCGCTACGCTGGCCCCGACGCCACCGATAAGGAGAACAACGAGAAACTGCTTGCCCAGTTGCGCAACGTGCCCGAGGGGCGGCGCGCGGCGCGCTTCCGCTGCGCGATCGCACTTGCCACGCCAGCCGGGCTGATCGCCGTGGTCGAGGGCGTGTGTGAGGGCCGCATCGCGCTCGAGGAACGTGGCACGGAGGGTTTCGGCTACGACCCGCTGTTTGTCAAGGACGACTCGGTCAAGACGTTTGCCGAGCTCCCGCTCGAGGTCAAGAACCGCGTCAGCCACCGCGCGCTGGCCCTCGAGAAGGCGTTGCTCGTCATCGAGAACTACCTGCTGACCCGCGACGGCAAGGGAACGAAGCCCCCGGACGGTCGGGCAGATCGCCCGAAGCTGCCCGAAGGGCAACCGCCCGCCGAGACCGAGGACCGAACGTGA